The Caldicellulosiruptor acetigenus DNA window AAAGTTGAGTAGAATAAAAATTTGGTAATAGAAGGTGCTTTGAAAGTGATAAGAAGAAATAAAATTGACATTGAGCATGCTAAAAAAGCTATTGAAGATTTGGGGGCATTTTTCAGCAGATTTGGTGACAAGGTAGTTGTTGCTTATCTTTTTGGCTCATTGGCAATGGGCACATATACTCCGCTTTCTGACATAGACATAGCAGTTTTGCTTGCCAAAGGACTTTCAAGAGAAATAATGGAAGAACTTGAAAATGAAATTCTTGAAGGACTTATGAAAATATTTAAAACTGATGAAATTGATCTTGTTGTTCTCAATAGCGCACCTTTGTCTGTGAGATACGGCGTATTAAAAACTGCAAAGATAATTTACTGTAGCAATACAGAAAAAACGGTTGACTTTCAAACAGAGGTTGTTTCAAAGTATCTTGATATAAAGCCTTATAGGGAAGAATTTTATAAAGAGTTTGTGAAATCTTTGTAAAGAGATTTACTGAAAGGAGTTATTTTTCGAAAAATGGACGAGAAAATATTATTTCACTTAAAATTCTTGAAAAAATATATGGTGCTAAAAAATTTATGGGTAATATAAATATGAAAGCAAAATTAGAAAGCGAGGTGTTTGAAGATAATAGTCAGGAGAGTTCAGCAGATACAGATAAATAGAAATCATGAATTGTGGAATTATTGTGATGAAACATGTTTTGCAGCAAAAAACTTATATAATTATTCTAACTACATTGTAAGACAGGAATTTATAAACAATGGCAGGTGGATAAGATATAGAGAACTT harbors:
- the mntA gene encoding type VII toxin-antitoxin system MntA family adenylyltransferase antitoxin, with amino-acid sequence MIRRNKIDIEHAKKAIEDLGAFFSRFGDKVVVAYLFGSLAMGTYTPLSDIDIAVLLAKGLSREIMEELENEILEGLMKIFKTDEIDLVVLNSAPLSVRYGVLKTAKIIYCSNTEKTVDFQTEVVSKYLDIKPYREEFYKEFVKSL